From the Acetobacter aceti genome, one window contains:
- the upp gene encoding uracil phosphoribosyltransferase, producing MPTDMVTVVTHPLVRHKLTHLRARTTSTAGFRRLVRELSLLLAYEATRDLKLEPVTIETPQETMEGEELSGKKLCFVSILRAGNGILDGMLDLIPSARVGHIGLFRDPETLEAVEYYIKLPDDIGDRICIAVDPMLATGHSAVAAIDRLKNAGCNSIIFVCLLAVPQGIACLQKAHPDVRIITCSIDRELDDHGYICPGLGDAGDRLFGTK from the coding sequence ATGCCGACTGATATGGTCACTGTCGTTACTCATCCTCTGGTGCGTCATAAGCTGACCCATCTGCGAGCCCGCACGACATCGACAGCCGGTTTTCGACGGCTGGTGCGTGAGTTGAGTCTGCTGCTTGCTTATGAGGCGACCCGGGATCTCAAGCTTGAGCCGGTGACAATAGAAACACCGCAGGAAACGATGGAGGGCGAGGAGCTTTCGGGCAAGAAGCTCTGCTTCGTGTCGATCCTGCGGGCGGGAAACGGTATTCTGGATGGTATGCTCGATCTGATTCCATCCGCGCGTGTCGGGCATATTGGCCTGTTCAGAGATCCGGAAACTCTGGAGGCGGTTGAATATTACATCAAATTGCCGGACGATATTGGTGATCGTATCTGTATTGCCGTGGACCCTATGCTGGCGACGGGGCATAGTGCAGTCGCTGCTATCGATCGTCTCAAAAACGCCGGATGCAATTCCATAATCTTCGTCTGCCTGCTTGCTGTTCCCCAAGGCATCGCGTGTCTTCAGAAAGCCCATCCTGACGTCAGGATTATTACGTGTTCGATCGATCGTGAACTGGATGATCACGGCTATATCTGTCCGGGGCTGGGCGATGCCGGGGACCGACTGTTCGGAACGAAGTAA
- a CDS encoding glycosyltransferase — translation MTLDATGERFMPGMSGETALEHMHRYLFAREVISEGSAVLDVACGEGYGSALLSAKAATVIGVDVSRKAAAHAQGKYGNDRVRFLTGDVCALPLPSSSIDFIVSFETIEHISDHEKMLEEFLRVLKPSGVVIISSPDKYRYSMITGYSNEFHVKELFSHEFQQLMQKYFTNVVFGGQRNMFGTVIDFPDAPSRDVSFSLAEGDIARFEDVPEPMYLIAIASRAELPLAVRGVCIDHVTASDAFQGMSKTEHSVTRLENELDREKVKVIDLARTLFEEREKNAVLTRDVATQCHNANLLAALCDDREREKNALSAEKQDLTVKLAYAEQRYGAVENSTIWRMTRPARNLIAKMPFARAAARRARHRAGSSQVVVPARDDSTGEADGSAHRTEYLLDETQQMIARDIAPFFDVAYYSKQSGLPLESLDNITAAGHYLTTGYEEGLNPCTSFNTNYYKTRYPDIIDAGMHPLWHWVLHGRREGRPALPYTERLKFISYRPLVSAIIPNYNHAEFLSQRFETILGQSYDNIEIIFLDDNSEDGSLEIAERYKEKYPEKIRIFSNDSNSGNVFRQWRKGADAAEGEIVWICESDDFADEHFVEKLVGYFVDPSVQIAFGRIQYCNRAGEFQDGLDGYRERAHSGIWGDTQVRPAGWWFTNAFAVSNVIPNVGGCLIRRRNVRDEVWAKAQQFHVLGDWYLYAEWAAGGQIAYSPDAVAYFRQHENNTSVNSFRKARFYQEHQELIEYLRRKWGVDDAHVMRFTEALKSTFTFVNAEQILGPFETVFNLEQVLACQREEQHIIFAVLGFKLGGGEIFPIQLANALVQKGVMVSFLVYEHTGEDPKIRALLDASVPVYSADAARMVGIWRYVLDLRADLIHSHFCFCELLFFPDDTTMPVLPYLVTLHGSYECVAFSRSIIRRLEKAVTLWVYLTEKNLLHLRDRRGELPVGDISFIGNGMALDNRPFPMTRAQLGLTETDFVLAVASRCIPEKGWKQACEAVLQLNQMDAGSRVHILLCGTGEALDGLMAEYGEVPEIHFLGYQECINGLYRLADCMLLPTRFPGESFPLTLIQALQVGTPAIATEVGFVRSMLTDDSKNQAGLLLPMDADDETFQSSIVDAVKKMMNADMRESFAATALRCGARYGIEKVADAYIHSYRRFQSDMTVLSH, via the coding sequence ATGACGTTGGATGCCACAGGCGAACGGTTCATGCCTGGAATGAGTGGAGAAACCGCTCTCGAGCACATGCATCGTTATCTTTTCGCTCGTGAGGTCATAAGCGAAGGCAGTGCGGTTCTCGATGTGGCGTGCGGAGAAGGTTATGGCAGCGCTCTGCTCAGTGCAAAGGCGGCAACGGTTATCGGCGTGGATGTTTCCCGGAAAGCGGCTGCACATGCTCAAGGTAAATACGGCAATGATCGCGTCAGATTCCTCACAGGGGACGTATGCGCGTTGCCATTGCCGTCTTCCAGCATCGATTTTATTGTCAGTTTCGAGACGATTGAGCATATTTCCGATCATGAAAAAATGCTCGAAGAATTTCTTCGTGTTCTGAAACCGTCAGGTGTGGTGATCATTTCCAGTCCCGATAAATATCGTTACTCGATGATAACCGGATACTCCAATGAGTTTCATGTAAAAGAGCTTTTCAGTCATGAGTTTCAGCAGCTTATGCAGAAATATTTTACCAATGTAGTTTTTGGTGGTCAGAGAAACATGTTCGGGACGGTCATAGATTTTCCCGACGCCCCGAGCCGGGATGTCAGCTTCTCCCTTGCTGAAGGCGATATTGCCCGGTTTGAAGACGTTCCGGAGCCAATGTATCTGATCGCCATCGCATCCAGAGCAGAGCTTCCTCTGGCCGTGCGCGGGGTTTGCATTGACCATGTGACGGCCAGCGATGCTTTCCAGGGCATGTCGAAGACAGAACATTCCGTTACAAGGCTGGAAAACGAGCTGGACAGAGAGAAGGTTAAGGTCATTGATCTGGCCCGGACTCTCTTTGAGGAGCGTGAAAAAAATGCTGTTCTCACAAGGGATGTTGCGACGCAATGTCACAATGCCAATCTGCTGGCGGCGCTTTGCGATGATCGTGAACGGGAAAAGAATGCCCTGAGCGCAGAAAAGCAGGATTTAACGGTAAAACTTGCCTATGCCGAACAGCGATATGGTGCGGTTGAAAACAGCACCATATGGCGCATGACCAGGCCCGCACGGAACCTGATTGCAAAAATGCCTTTTGCGAGAGCCGCTGCCCGTCGCGCCCGTCATCGCGCCGGGAGTTCCCAGGTCGTCGTGCCAGCACGGGATGACTCAACGGGCGAAGCCGATGGGAGCGCCCATCGAACCGAATATCTGCTTGATGAAACACAGCAGATGATCGCAAGGGACATCGCGCCATTCTTTGACGTTGCCTATTACAGCAAACAATCAGGGTTACCCTTAGAAAGTCTGGACAATATTACTGCGGCGGGACATTACCTGACTACAGGCTACGAAGAAGGTCTGAATCCCTGTACAAGTTTTAACACCAATTACTATAAGACAAGATATCCAGATATCATAGACGCTGGCATGCATCCGCTCTGGCACTGGGTCTTGCACGGTCGTCGTGAAGGACGTCCCGCGCTACCCTATACAGAGCGCCTGAAATTCATTTCTTACAGGCCTTTGGTCTCTGCTATTATTCCCAACTATAATCATGCGGAATTCCTGTCTCAACGGTTTGAAACCATTCTGGGGCAGAGCTATGATAATATAGAAATCATATTTCTTGATGATAATTCAGAGGATGGAAGTCTTGAAATCGCAGAAAGATATAAAGAGAAATACCCAGAAAAGATAAGAATTTTCTCTAATGATTCCAACTCGGGAAATGTATTCCGGCAATGGCGGAAAGGTGCTGATGCCGCTGAAGGTGAGATCGTCTGGATTTGTGAAAGCGATGATTTTGCCGATGAACATTTTGTGGAAAAACTGGTAGGATATTTTGTTGATCCGAGCGTTCAGATAGCTTTCGGTCGCATTCAGTACTGTAATCGTGCGGGAGAGTTTCAGGACGGTCTGGATGGCTACAGGGAACGTGCACACTCCGGAATCTGGGGTGACACACAGGTCCGACCAGCCGGGTGGTGGTTTACCAACGCCTTTGCTGTGTCCAATGTCATTCCCAATGTAGGGGGATGTCTTATCCGCCGGCGAAATGTTCGGGATGAAGTCTGGGCAAAGGCACAGCAATTCCATGTTCTGGGCGACTGGTATCTTTATGCTGAGTGGGCCGCTGGCGGTCAGATTGCCTATTCGCCTGACGCAGTGGCCTATTTCAGGCAGCATGAAAACAACACATCAGTAAACAGTTTCAGAAAAGCTCGTTTCTATCAGGAGCATCAGGAGCTGATAGAGTATCTACGCCGTAAATGGGGTGTGGATGATGCGCATGTCATGCGTTTCACAGAGGCTCTGAAATCGACTTTCACGTTTGTGAATGCCGAGCAGATATTGGGGCCGTTTGAAACAGTCTTCAATCTGGAACAGGTGCTCGCCTGCCAACGTGAAGAACAGCATATCATCTTTGCTGTGCTCGGTTTCAAACTGGGAGGAGGAGAAATTTTCCCGATCCAGCTTGCCAATGCCCTTGTCCAGAAGGGTGTCATGGTGTCGTTTCTGGTTTATGAGCACACGGGCGAAGATCCAAAAATACGGGCGCTTCTGGATGCCTCAGTCCCTGTCTATTCGGCTGATGCGGCACGTATGGTCGGGATATGGCGTTATGTTCTTGATCTGCGCGCAGATCTGATTCATTCGCATTTCTGCTTCTGTGAACTGCTGTTTTTCCCTGATGATACGACAATGCCGGTGCTGCCCTATCTGGTGACGCTGCATGGTTCTTATGAATGCGTGGCTTTTTCCAGAAGCATTATCAGGCGACTGGAAAAAGCCGTGACATTGTGGGTCTACCTGACTGAAAAAAATCTATTGCACCTGCGCGATCGGCGTGGAGAACTGCCTGTTGGCGATATTTCTTTCATAGGCAATGGCATGGCTTTGGATAATCGGCCGTTTCCAATGACAAGGGCTCAACTGGGCCTGACTGAAACCGATTTTGTTCTGGCAGTAGCCAGCCGTTGCATTCCTGAAAAAGGGTGGAAGCAGGCATGTGAAGCTGTCCTCCAGCTCAACCAAATGGATGCTGGGAGCAGGGTTCATATTCTTCTCTGTGGAACCGGAGAGGCGCTTGACGGGCTTATGGCGGAATATGGAGAGGTGCCAGAAATACATTTCCTCGGTTATCAGGAATGCATCAATGGGCTTTACCGTCTGGCTGACTGTATGCTGCTACCAACCAGATTTCCTGGTGAATCTTTCCCTCTGACGCTGATTCAGGCTCTTCAGGTTGGCACGCCTGCCATTGCAACAGAAGTTGGTTTTGTCCGTTCCATGCTGACTGATGACAGCAAAAATCAGGCGGGTCTGCTGCTGCCGATGGATGCTGATGATGAAACTTTTCAGTCTTCGATTGTTGATGCTGTAAAGAAAATGATGAATGCTGATATGCGTGAATCTTTTGCGGCTACAGCACTGCGATGCGGCGCACGCTATGGCATCGAAAAAGTCGCGGACGCTTATATTCACAGTTATCGACGATTCCAGAGCGATATGACTGTTCTCAGTCATTGA
- the gpmI gene encoding 2,3-bisphosphoglycerate-independent phosphoglycerate mutase has translation MTTSSPPRPVMLVILDGFGWREDESDNAVRLASTPVFDGLWDKCPSTFLDTSGHDVGLPDGQMGNSEVGHLNIGAGRVVMQELPRIGQAIRDGSLAKNEVLTAFIDTMKKTGGTCHLLGLVSSGGVHSHQDHAVALAHILTDAGVKVAFHIFTDGRDTPPQSGAGYIESLTKALPKNVGIASISGRYYAMDRDNRWERVSRVYDVITSAEGPRAASPLEVLEASYKANVTDEFVIPTVLGDFQGAKDGDGILSFNFRADRIRELLTALLEPDFSGFQRKVVRHFAATACMTRYSDELAKFTTVLFAPQDLRELLGDVVAAAGKKQLRMAETEKYPHVTYFLNGGREEKFEGEDRILVPSPKVATYDLQPEMSAPELTDKAVAAIESGQYDLIVLNYANPDMVGHTGVLSAAIKAVETVDAGLGRIAAAIRNQGGALLVTADHGNCETMKDPETGGPHTSHTLNEVPCVLMGAGNVRLHHGRLADIAPTLLGLMGLQQPAAMTGKTLISAQEA, from the coding sequence ATGACCACCTCATCCCCACCCCGCCCCGTCATGCTGGTCATTCTTGACGGCTTCGGCTGGCGGGAAGACGAATCCGACAATGCTGTCCGTCTGGCGTCCACGCCTGTCTTCGATGGTTTGTGGGATAAATGCCCCAGCACTTTTCTGGACACGAGCGGCCATGATGTCGGTCTTCCGGATGGGCAGATGGGCAATTCCGAAGTCGGACATCTGAATATCGGCGCGGGTCGTGTGGTCATGCAGGAGCTGCCCCGGATCGGACAAGCGATTCGGGACGGCAGTCTCGCCAAAAACGAGGTTCTGACGGCTTTTATCGACACGATGAAAAAGACCGGCGGCACCTGCCACCTTCTGGGCCTCGTTTCTTCAGGGGGCGTACATTCCCATCAGGATCATGCTGTCGCTCTCGCGCATATCCTCACCGATGCGGGCGTGAAGGTTGCATTCCATATCTTCACGGACGGCCGCGATACGCCGCCCCAGTCCGGTGCCGGCTACATTGAGAGTCTGACGAAAGCTCTTCCCAAAAACGTCGGGATCGCCTCGATTTCAGGGCGGTATTACGCCATGGATCGGGATAATCGCTGGGAGCGTGTATCCAGAGTCTATGATGTCATCACCAGCGCTGAAGGTCCACGCGCGGCTTCTCCTCTGGAGGTGCTGGAGGCCTCTTATAAAGCGAACGTCACGGACGAGTTTGTCATTCCCACCGTGCTGGGCGACTTTCAGGGGGCCAAAGACGGTGACGGCATTCTCTCTTTCAACTTTCGGGCCGATCGCATCAGGGAGTTGCTGACCGCGCTTCTGGAGCCGGATTTCAGCGGTTTCCAGAGGAAAGTCGTGCGTCATTTTGCGGCGACAGCCTGTATGACCCGCTACAGCGATGAGCTTGCGAAATTCACGACTGTCCTGTTCGCTCCGCAGGATCTCCGCGAGCTACTGGGAGACGTTGTCGCAGCCGCCGGGAAAAAGCAGCTTCGCATGGCGGAGACCGAGAAATATCCCCACGTCACCTACTTTCTGAACGGTGGCCGGGAAGAGAAATTTGAGGGCGAGGACCGAATTCTCGTTCCCTCACCCAAGGTCGCCACCTATGACCTGCAGCCGGAAATGTCCGCGCCGGAACTGACGGACAAGGCGGTCGCGGCTATCGAGAGCGGCCAATATGATCTGATTGTTCTCAACTACGCCAATCCTGACATGGTGGGACATACAGGCGTCCTGTCCGCCGCCATCAAGGCCGTTGAAACGGTGGATGCGGGTCTGGGCCGTATCGCCGCCGCCATCCGGAATCAGGGTGGCGCCCTGCTCGTGACAGCCGATCATGGAAATTGCGAGACCATGAAAGACCCGGAGACAGGCGGTCCGCATACATCGCACACACTGAATGAAGTGCCCTGCGTTCTCATGGGAGCGGGTAATGTCAGGCTTCATCATGGCCGGCTTGCCGATATTGCTCCCACCCTTCTCGGTCTGATGGGCTTGCAACAGCCTGCCGCCATGACCGGGAAAACGCTGATCTCTGCTCAGGAGGCCTGA
- the msrB gene encoding peptide-methionine (R)-S-oxide reductase MsrB produces MVQKSTPVAVCGSLTSDQVRILREHGTERPGSSPLNHEKRPGTYRCAGCGNPLFTANAKYESGSGWPSFFDVLPGAIEERKDDSLGMVRVEVLCANCKGHLGHVFPDGPPPTGLRYCMNGLILDFQPEDSTHSDAI; encoded by the coding sequence ATGGTTCAAAAATCCACCCCCGTAGCCGTTTGTGGATCTCTCACATCGGATCAGGTGCGCATTCTGCGTGAGCATGGGACAGAGCGGCCAGGCTCCAGCCCGCTCAACCACGAAAAACGTCCGGGGACGTATCGATGTGCGGGGTGCGGAAATCCTCTTTTTACGGCGAACGCCAAGTATGAGAGCGGAAGTGGCTGGCCTTCTTTTTTCGATGTGCTGCCCGGAGCGATCGAAGAGCGGAAAGACGACAGTCTTGGCATGGTGCGTGTCGAGGTTCTGTGCGCCAACTGCAAAGGCCATCTCGGGCATGTATTCCCTGATGGCCCCCCGCCAACAGGGCTTCGCTATTGCATGAACGGCCTGATTCTGGATTTCCAGCCCGAAGATTCCACTCATTCAGATGCCATTTGA
- a CDS encoding glutamate--tRNA ligase yields MKLRFAPSPTGMLHVGNARQAIANALFARKHNATFQLRIDDTDIDRSKELYVTGIRTDLEWLGISWDETFRQTECLDRYARAIETLKASGRLYPCFESEQELAAKREMRIKLRKPPLYDRAMLKMTAAQRAQAEANGKVPYWRFKLTDSSKSWQDLVMGNCSVKLTAVSDPVLVRADGTILYTLASIVDDLETDVTHIIRGEDHITNTGVQLDIAEALGAKPNRFTFAHLPLLLDEGGGKLSKRFDSMSMKTLRRDGIEAKAITTYLATLGSSKSPEPMGFDALAQDYDLSCISKSAARFDMKQLLTLNRRILASAEFQDVRARLPEGVTEQFWLAIRGNIELLAECHHWWDVARGEINPPAQPEELDYLKQAADLLPEEPWSEETWSVWTKAITEATGRKGKALFLPLRLALTGEEHGPELKMLLPLIGRERAVSRLAIEV; encoded by the coding sequence ATGAAACTTCGTTTTGCTCCCAGTCCGACAGGCATGCTCCATGTCGGCAACGCACGCCAGGCCATTGCCAACGCGCTCTTTGCCCGTAAGCACAACGCGACATTTCAACTGCGGATTGATGATACGGACATCGATCGGTCCAAGGAACTCTATGTCACCGGCATCCGGACTGATCTTGAGTGGCTTGGAATCTCGTGGGATGAAACCTTTCGTCAGACAGAATGTCTGGATCGCTATGCGCGGGCTATTGAGACCCTGAAGGCGTCCGGTCGCCTTTATCCCTGCTTCGAGAGCGAGCAGGAGCTCGCCGCGAAGCGCGAAATGCGGATCAAGCTGCGCAAGCCGCCACTTTATGATCGCGCCATGCTCAAGATGACAGCCGCCCAACGCGCTCAGGCGGAAGCGAACGGCAAGGTTCCCTACTGGCGTTTCAAGCTCACGGACTCCAGCAAAAGCTGGCAGGATCTCGTGATGGGCAACTGTTCGGTCAAGCTGACAGCCGTTTCAGACCCTGTTCTTGTGCGGGCTGACGGCACCATCCTTTACACGCTGGCGTCCATTGTGGATGATCTGGAAACGGATGTAACCCATATCATCCGTGGTGAAGATCATATCACCAACACCGGTGTTCAACTGGATATAGCGGAAGCTCTTGGAGCGAAACCCAACCGCTTTACGTTCGCGCACCTCCCTCTCCTGCTGGATGAAGGCGGCGGAAAGCTTTCCAAGCGCTTTGATTCCATGTCGATGAAAACACTGCGGCGCGATGGTATTGAAGCCAAGGCCATAACGACGTACCTCGCCACGCTGGGCAGTTCAAAATCACCTGAACCTATGGGTTTCGACGCGCTCGCACAGGATTATGACCTGTCCTGCATCTCGAAATCCGCGGCACGCTTCGACATGAAACAACTTCTGACGCTCAACAGGCGCATTCTGGCTTCGGCTGAATTTCAGGATGTCAGAGCACGTTTGCCTGAAGGAGTCACAGAGCAGTTCTGGCTGGCAATTCGCGGCAATATTGAATTGCTTGCAGAATGCCATCACTGGTGGGATGTTGCGCGTGGAGAGATCAATCCTCCAGCACAGCCGGAAGAACTGGATTACCTCAAGCAGGCCGCTGACCTCCTGCCGGAAGAGCCATGGTCGGAAGAGACATGGTCTGTCTGGACAAAGGCGATTACCGAAGCGACAGGGCGTAAAGGGAAGGCTCTTTTTCTTCCCCTGAGGCTGGCTCTCACGGGTGAGGAGCATGGTCCGGAGTTGAAAATGCTTCTGCCCCTGATTGGTCGGGAGCGTGCAGTGAGTAGACTTGCTATCGAGGTCTGA
- a CDS encoding membrane integrity-associated transporter subunit PqiC produces the protein MQMVLHKGKSMSGKQKKLALVAGLVFAVSLAGCASPPLRLYTLEGAATVIPITSGPVAETGPVLEISRVTLPDYLDSQDILTRRGNTVERSPNGRWAERLSSGITDLITARISAARPDVFVTEQAPIGSFARARLRIVITRLDISTSGPASLDANWTYISDNDHGPVKTERAHFTSSVSGSGTDERVVEITNDLVNQLSRTIASSLPGSGTP, from the coding sequence ATGCAGATGGTTTTACACAAAGGGAAGTCTATGTCCGGGAAACAAAAAAAGCTGGCTCTTGTGGCTGGCCTGGTTTTCGCTGTGTCTCTGGCCGGTTGCGCCAGCCCCCCCTTAAGGCTCTATACTCTTGAAGGCGCCGCAACGGTAATTCCGATTACATCAGGGCCTGTCGCTGAAACCGGCCCTGTTCTGGAAATAAGCCGGGTTACTCTTCCTGACTACCTCGACTCACAGGACATTCTGACGCGCAGAGGAAATACTGTGGAGCGGAGTCCGAACGGGCGCTGGGCTGAACGTCTCTCTAGCGGAATCACCGATCTGATCACTGCACGCATCAGCGCTGCACGCCCAGATGTATTTGTTACAGAACAGGCTCCGATAGGCTCCTTTGCCAGAGCTCGTTTGCGTATTGTCATCACACGTCTGGATATCTCCACATCTGGACCAGCTTCTCTTGACGCAAACTGGACGTATATCTCAGATAATGATCATGGGCCTGTAAAAACTGAACGGGCTCATTTCACCTCTTCGGTGTCAGGCAGCGGAACTGACGAAAGAGTTGTTGAGATAACAAATGATCTTGTAAATCAGTTGAGCAGAACAATTGCATCTTCTCTGCCCGGATCTGGAACTCCATAA
- a CDS encoding 23S rRNA (pseudouridine(1915)-N(3))-methyltransferase RlmH, whose translation MRLIAVGRMKDSHERALVDRYVKRLNPSLTITELPDGKGSPAEIKRREADAILSVLPDRAFVVVLDLAGKLVSSEVFSQRLGEWLEAGRDVCFIIGGAEGLDATVVTRADASLSLGSLTWPHMLVRIMLVEQIYRARAIAAGHPYHRSGRP comes from the coding sequence ATGCGCCTGATCGCAGTAGGGCGGATGAAGGACAGCCACGAACGGGCATTGGTGGATCGTTATGTCAAGCGGCTGAATCCGTCATTGACGATTACGGAACTCCCTGATGGAAAAGGGAGCCCGGCAGAAATCAAGCGTCGGGAAGCGGACGCGATTTTGTCCGTCCTGCCTGATCGGGCTTTTGTGGTCGTTCTTGATCTGGCGGGAAAACTTGTTTCCAGCGAAGTTTTTTCGCAAAGACTTGGCGAGTGGCTCGAAGCTGGCCGTGATGTCTGCTTCATCATTGGTGGAGCAGAGGGACTGGACGCGACAGTGGTCACCCGTGCGGATGCATCGCTGTCTCTGGGCAGCCTGACCTGGCCGCATATGCTGGTTCGAATTATGCTGGTGGAGCAGATTTACAGGGCCCGAGCCATAGCGGCAGGGCATCCTTATCACCGTTCCGGACGACCGTGA
- a CDS encoding murein hydrolase activator EnvC, producing the protein MRPVKAIPPAARKTGHVNSRKKWGCLVLTGSTIFLTWPHVSYAASSRQVRHAPSSHSGSHSAKKALTVPSTSTRAALEAAQARETALRTQAKAEAARLEQARKQNMAAAAQAAQDHARSVALSSATVAAAEQLQKTENRTQSIQSEVEDLRADQKATQADLQSDARALEPMLPVAQRLSLYPMDALLTGAGPTEDVVRGLQVMRGLGNLLETRAESLRNRQNDLVTIEGKLSRQIAELSRVEAIQSQQRAELAKQANAARIAQIQSNVAARLASSNASQEAEKQKALQAELNSVLAAEAAAMAQLQREAEAAERAARKAREAAEARHRAQSTAAAAARISGHNVIREAEPLPATVSSGHGGDGIVAGRLLTAWGQPLEGGAASGNTYSAAPGSSVRAPCSGTVEFASPFRSYGEMLILNCGHGYRFVLAGLGSIGVATGQSLVKGSSVGSMPSSGGALLVQLRNGARSVNPRSLL; encoded by the coding sequence GTGAGACCCGTCAAAGCGATTCCTCCCGCTGCAAGAAAAACAGGCCACGTCAACAGTCGAAAGAAATGGGGATGCCTTGTTTTAACGGGAAGCACGATTTTCCTGACATGGCCACACGTGTCATATGCTGCATCCAGCAGGCAGGTCCGGCACGCGCCCTCCTCACATTCAGGCTCCCACTCGGCAAAGAAAGCACTGACGGTTCCTTCAACGTCAACGCGGGCGGCGCTTGAGGCTGCGCAGGCGCGGGAAACTGCCCTGAGAACGCAGGCGAAAGCAGAAGCCGCACGACTGGAGCAGGCGCGCAAACAGAATATGGCGGCAGCGGCGCAGGCGGCTCAGGATCACGCCCGCTCCGTCGCGTTGTCCTCCGCAACAGTCGCTGCCGCTGAACAGCTTCAGAAAACAGAAAACAGAACCCAGTCCATTCAGTCGGAGGTCGAAGATCTCCGGGCAGACCAGAAGGCGACGCAGGCTGACCTGCAATCAGATGCAAGAGCTTTGGAACCCATGCTCCCTGTGGCGCAGCGCCTGTCGCTTTACCCCATGGACGCCCTGCTGACTGGAGCCGGTCCAACGGAAGACGTGGTGCGGGGACTGCAGGTCATGCGGGGGCTGGGAAACCTTCTGGAAACACGGGCGGAATCCCTCAGGAACCGACAGAATGACCTCGTGACGATCGAAGGAAAGCTGTCCCGGCAGATTGCGGAACTCAGTCGGGTTGAAGCGATCCAGAGTCAGCAGCGAGCCGAACTGGCAAAGCAGGCCAATGCAGCACGTATTGCCCAGATTCAGTCAAACGTCGCTGCCAGACTGGCCTCCAGCAATGCCTCGCAGGAAGCGGAAAAGCAGAAGGCCCTGCAGGCTGAGCTCAACAGCGTGCTGGCAGCGGAAGCCGCAGCCATGGCGCAGTTGCAGAGAGAGGCTGAGGCAGCCGAACGCGCTGCCAGAAAGGCCCGGGAAGCTGCCGAGGCGCGCCACAGAGCGCAGAGCACCGCTGCGGCGGCAGCCCGCATCTCTGGTCATAATGTCATAAGAGAAGCAGAACCACTGCCAGCAACAGTTTCCTCCGGACATGGCGGCGATGGTATCGTGGCGGGGCGACTTCTGACGGCCTGGGGGCAGCCTCTGGAAGGTGGCGCGGCATCGGGCAATACCTATTCAGCAGCTCCCGGCAGCAGTGTTCGGGCCCCCTGTTCCGGAACCGTCGAATTCGCCTCGCCATTCCGGAGTTATGGCGAGATGCTTATCCTGAATTGCGGACACGGCTACCGCTTTGTTCTGGCCGGTCTGGGCAGTATTGGTGTCGCAACGGGGCAGTCTTTGGTGAAAGGTTCTTCTGTCGGCTCCATGCCCTCATCTGGAGGCGCACTCCTTGTGCAGCTTCGAAACGGTGCGCGATCGGTCAACCCCAGGTCGCTTTTGTAA